A section of the Euwallacea similis isolate ESF13 chromosome 9, ESF131.1, whole genome shotgun sequence genome encodes:
- the Rga gene encoding CCR4-NOT transcription complex subunit 2 isoform X1, with the protein MANLNFTRNIGGGSLGRSSVSFGNNSMSGHVTPVFGQRPPSERRAIPSMGNSNQMGNMNTSMNNLGGYSSFNSVFGSGDANTPSLLDLSEFPSLTTRNSGDVPQPSPMPGAKPYVGMVKQVRDIASSLTSARRDWFALQPTSESSEFTMSNEDFPALPGTQNRTEGASPAAGQSEDKAQLDGAQTTNDLQLGIQSGTVAQSSGASTDKSGNKQTGGIRSTPDGRVSNIPANMVSDQFGVVGLLAFIRAAESDPNLVSLALGQDLTALGLNLNSPENLYTSFGGPWADHPCRPQDVDFHVPPEYLINHAIRNKLAPMKLSLYKEDVLFFMFYTSVGDVLQIAAATELYSREWRYHMEEKVWITQVPGMVLLEKTPTYERGTYYFFDVQSWRKVPKEFHLDYSKLEGRPVLNAT; encoded by the exons ATGGCGAACTTGAACTTTACAAGAAACATAGGAGGTGGCAGCCTCGGAAGGTCTAGTGTTAGTTTCGGGAATAACTCTATGTCGGGGCATGTTACCCCTGTGTTCGGGCAGAGGCCACCTTCCGAGAGGAGGGCCATTCCTTCAATGGG AAATTCGAACCAAATGGGTAACATGAACACGTCCATGAACAACTTGGGCGGTTACAGTTCCTTCAATTCGGTGTTTGGGTCGGGGGACGCGAACACCCCCTCGCTTTTAGATCTGAGCGAGTTCCCTTCCCTAACCACCCGGAATTCGGGCGACGTGCCCCAACCTAGTCCAATGCCCGGGGCGAAGCCCTACGTGGGCATGGTCAAACAGGTACGCGACATTGCCTCGTCTTTGACGTCAGCGCGACGTGATTGGTTCGCGTTGCAGCCCACGTCAGAGTCGAGCGAGTTCACGATGTCGAACGAGGATTTTCCCGCGCTGCCCGGCACGCAAAATCGAACGGAGGGGGCGTCGCCCGCGGCCGGCCAATCGGAGGACAAGGCACAGCTCGATGGTGCGCAGACGACCAACGATTTGCAGTTGGGCATCCAATCGGGGACGGTGGCGCAGTCGAGCGGCGCCTCGACGGATAAAAGTGGAAATAAGCAGACGG GTGGAATTCGTTCGACACCGGACGGACGTGTTAGTAACATCCCCGCGAACATGGTCTCCGACCAGTTCGGGGTGGTGGGCCTTCTCGCGTTCATCCGGgccgccgaatcggacccgAATCTGGTCTCGTTGGCCCTCGGACAAGACTTAACGGCCCTCGGCCTGAATCTCAACTCGCCGGAGAATTTGTACACCTCGTTCGGCGGCCCTTGGGCGGATCACCCTTGCCGCCCCCAGGACGTCGACTTCCACGTACCGCCCGAGTACCTCATCAACCATGCAATCCGGAATAAGTTGGCTCCAATGAAGCTCAGCCTCTACAAAGAGGACGTGCTTTTCTTTATGTTTTACACGAGCGTGGGTGATGTACTTCAGATTGCAGCAGCTACTGAACT GTACAGTCGAGAATGGAGGTACCACATGGAGGAGAAGGTGTGGATCACGCAAGTGCCCGGCATGGTTTTGCTGGAGAAGACTCCCACCTACGAACGGGGCACGTACTACTTCTTCGATGTCCAAAGTTGGAGGAAGGTCCCGAAGGAGTTCCACCTGGACTACAGCAAGCTCGAGGGGCGGCCGGTGCTGAATGCGACGTGA
- the LOC136410989 gene encoding INO80 complex subunit B, with amino-acid sequence MDDSPSKKSKKSKLKKPKPAPSDDGSSSNELVIVDENSSSMKPLPKPSATILTKPNPNSNTSNNKKRKKRDSASSDEERWLTAIESGKLEDVDDELKKIKPKDPALMTARQRAMYDRGNEGAINPTTPTLMSLPTGYKEKVMTAEAIQKAAIKSQKRKQLADEKREKDKKKTMERLLKKQDSKATKQIKNKTIRVNAPSILYRQSIEKTILAFPEGIDYPLESVRAVEPPKSKLCSMGCGNVKKYSCSRTGVPLCSLECYKRNISSIIF; translated from the coding sequence ATGGATGACAGCCCCTCGAAGAAGTCGAAAAAGAGCAAACTGAAGAAACCCAAACCGGCCCCCTCAGACGACGGTTCGTCGTCCAACGAACTGGTAATCGTTGACGAAAACAGCTCTAGCATGAAACCACTGCCAAAGCCATCTGCTACCATTTTAACCAAGCCCAACCCAAACTCTAACACCAGCAACAACAAAAAACGAAAGAAACGAGACAGCGCTTCTAGCGATGAGGAGCGCTGGCTTACTGCAATAGAAAGCGGAAAATTGGAGGATGTAGAtgatgaattgaaaaaaatcaaaccaaAAGACCCAGCTTTGATGACAGCAAGACAAAGGGCCATGTACGATCGAGGAAACGAAGGCGCAATCAACCCTACCACCCCTACTTTAATGTCTCTGCCCACTGGCTATAAGGAGAAAGTAATGACTGCAGAGGCCATACAGAAGGCTGCCATCAAGTCCCAGAAGCGCAAACAGCTAGCTGACGAGAAACGAGAAAAGGACAAGAAGAAGACCATGGAGCGGTTGTTAAAGAAACAGGACTCAAAAGCGACTAAACAAATCAAGAATAAAACGATAAGGGTGAATGCGCCTTCGATACTCTACAGGCAAAGTATTGAGAAGACTATCCTGGCCTTTCCAGAGGGAATTGATTATCCCTTGGAGAGCGTTAGAGCTGTAGAGCCCCCTAAGTCAAAGTTGTGCAGCATGGGGTGTGGGAATGTTAAGAAGTATTCTTGTTCAAGGACCGGGGTGCCTTTGTGTAGCTTAGAGTGTTATAAGAGGAATATTTCAAGTATAATCTTTTAG
- the Rga gene encoding CCR4-NOT transcription complex subunit 2 isoform X2, translating to MANLNFTRNIGGGSLGRSSVSFGNNSMSGHVTPVFGQRPPSERRAIPSMGNSNQMGNMNTSMNNLGGYSSFNSVFGSGDANTPSLLDLSEFPSLTTRNSGDVPQPSPMPGAKPYVGMVKQPTSESSEFTMSNEDFPALPGTQNRTEGASPAAGQSEDKAQLDGAQTTNDLQLGIQSGTVAQSSGASTDKSGNKQTGGIRSTPDGRVSNIPANMVSDQFGVVGLLAFIRAAESDPNLVSLALGQDLTALGLNLNSPENLYTSFGGPWADHPCRPQDVDFHVPPEYLINHAIRNKLAPMKLSLYKEDVLFFMFYTSVGDVLQIAAATELYSREWRYHMEEKVWITQVPGMVLLEKTPTYERGTYYFFDVQSWRKVPKEFHLDYSKLEGRPVLNAT from the exons ATGGCGAACTTGAACTTTACAAGAAACATAGGAGGTGGCAGCCTCGGAAGGTCTAGTGTTAGTTTCGGGAATAACTCTATGTCGGGGCATGTTACCCCTGTGTTCGGGCAGAGGCCACCTTCCGAGAGGAGGGCCATTCCTTCAATGGG AAATTCGAACCAAATGGGTAACATGAACACGTCCATGAACAACTTGGGCGGTTACAGTTCCTTCAATTCGGTGTTTGGGTCGGGGGACGCGAACACCCCCTCGCTTTTAGATCTGAGCGAGTTCCCTTCCCTAACCACCCGGAATTCGGGCGACGTGCCCCAACCTAGTCCAATGCCCGGGGCGAAGCCCTACGTGGGCATGGTCAAACAG CCCACGTCAGAGTCGAGCGAGTTCACGATGTCGAACGAGGATTTTCCCGCGCTGCCCGGCACGCAAAATCGAACGGAGGGGGCGTCGCCCGCGGCCGGCCAATCGGAGGACAAGGCACAGCTCGATGGTGCGCAGACGACCAACGATTTGCAGTTGGGCATCCAATCGGGGACGGTGGCGCAGTCGAGCGGCGCCTCGACGGATAAAAGTGGAAATAAGCAGACGG GTGGAATTCGTTCGACACCGGACGGACGTGTTAGTAACATCCCCGCGAACATGGTCTCCGACCAGTTCGGGGTGGTGGGCCTTCTCGCGTTCATCCGGgccgccgaatcggacccgAATCTGGTCTCGTTGGCCCTCGGACAAGACTTAACGGCCCTCGGCCTGAATCTCAACTCGCCGGAGAATTTGTACACCTCGTTCGGCGGCCCTTGGGCGGATCACCCTTGCCGCCCCCAGGACGTCGACTTCCACGTACCGCCCGAGTACCTCATCAACCATGCAATCCGGAATAAGTTGGCTCCAATGAAGCTCAGCCTCTACAAAGAGGACGTGCTTTTCTTTATGTTTTACACGAGCGTGGGTGATGTACTTCAGATTGCAGCAGCTACTGAACT GTACAGTCGAGAATGGAGGTACCACATGGAGGAGAAGGTGTGGATCACGCAAGTGCCCGGCATGGTTTTGCTGGAGAAGACTCCCACCTACGAACGGGGCACGTACTACTTCTTCGATGTCCAAAGTTGGAGGAAGGTCCCGAAGGAGTTCCACCTGGACTACAGCAAGCTCGAGGGGCGGCCGGTGCTGAATGCGACGTGA
- the Pka-R2 gene encoding cAMP-dependent protein kinase type II regulatory subunit, whose protein sequence is MNRGGSVGARVQVPGELREVLLEFTISYLLEQPGDVVTYAADYFSRLREARCSALLYEGAGPSETLSPDESEISHEEEPPVGRFQSRRKSVFAETYDPEEDEDDDGTRTIFPKSDEQRQRLSEAVRNILLFRSLDKDQMNEVLDAMFEKRVNKGDIVIKQGDDGDNFYVIQSGVFFAFVQSDPSQEPVHIHTYDNRGSFGELALLYNMPRAATIQAQSEGSLWAMDRQTFRRILLKSAFKKRKMYEALIESVPMLKALQPYERMNLADALVPRTFAKGARIIKQGDAADGMYFVEGGEVVISVLDDSGKEIEINRIGKGGYFGELALVTHRPRAASAFADGDVKCAFLDVEAFERLLGPCMEIMKRNITDYEDQMLKIFGSKQNIRDIR, encoded by the exons ATGAACCGCGGTGGTAGTGTGGGGGCCCGGGTACAAGTGCCCGGCGAACTCAGAGAGGTGCTGCTTGAGTTCACCATCAGCTACCTGCTGGAACAGCCAGGGGATGTGGTAACCTATGCTGCAGACTATTTTAGCAGGCTAAGGGAAGCCCGGTGCAGTGCTCTACTTTACGAGGGGGCCGGGCCTTCGGAGACACTTTCGCCTGATGAATCAGAAATTTCTCATGAAGAGG AACCTCCGGTGGGCCGCTTCCAGAGCCGACGGAAGTCGGTATTCGCCGAGACCTATGACCCGGAAGAGGACGAGGACGACGACGGCACCCGAACCATCTTCCCGAAGTCTGACGAGCAGAGACAGCGCCTCTCGGAGGCGGTCCGTAACATCCTCCTGTTCCGCTCTCTGGACAAGGACCAGATGAACGAGGTGTTGGACGCCATGTTCGAGAAGAGAGTGAACAAGGGCGATATCGTCATCAAACAGGGCGACGACGGCGACAACTTCTACGTAATCCAAAG TGGCGTGTTCTTTGCTTTTGTCCAAAGCGACCCCAGCCAAGAACCAGTTCATATTCATACGTATGACAATCGGGGCAGCTTTGGGGAACTGGCCCTGCTCTACAACATGCCTCGGGCCGCCACCATCCAGGCCCAATCCGAGGGTTCCTTGTGGGCCATGGATCGGCAGACCTTTAG GCGCATCCTCTTGAAATCTGCCTTCAAGAAACGAAAGATGTACGAAGCCCTGATCGAAAGCGTGCCCATGCTGAAGGCCTTGCAGCCCTACGAGCGCATGAATCTGGCCGATGCTCTTGTGCCCCGCACTTTTGCCAAAGGAGCCCGGATAATAAAGCAAGGAGACGCCGCTGACGGCATGTACTTCGTCGAAGGCGGAGAGGTAGTTATTAGCGTCCTGGACGACAGTGGAAAAGAGATAGAGATAAATCGTATCGGCAAGGGTGGGTACTTTGGGGAGTTGGCTCTAGTCACGCATCGGCCTAGAGCCGCCTCTGCCTTTGCCGATGGAGACGTCAAGTGCGCAT TTTTGGACGTAGAAGCATTTGAGCGTCTGCTGGGTCCCTGCATGGAGATCATGAAACGCAACATCACCGACTACGAGGACCAAATGCTCAAAATCTTCGGCTCAAAGCAGAATATCCGGGACATACGATGA